The genomic region GGTGGTAACATCAATGGAAATTACCGACATTCGCATCAGGAAAATTGATGCAGAAGGCAAAATGAAAGCTGTTGTTTCAGTTACCTTCGACAATGATTTTGTTGTCCATGACATTAAGGTAATTGAAAGTCAAAACGGCATGTTCATTGCAATGCCAAGCAGAAAAACTCCCAGTGGTGAATTTAAAGACATAGCACACCCGATAAATGCTGCTACAAGGGAAAAAATACAAAAAGCAATCCTTGAAAAATATGAAGCGGCAACAACTGAGAATCAGGGG from Bacillota bacterium harbors:
- the spoVG gene encoding septation regulator SpoVG; this encodes MEITDIRIRKIDAEGKMKAVVSVTFDNDFVVHDIKVIESQNGMFIAMPSRKTPSGEFKDIAHPINAATREKIQKAILEKYEAATTENQGTTV